Proteins found in one Zea mays cultivar B73 chromosome 1, Zm-B73-REFERENCE-NAM-5.0, whole genome shotgun sequence genomic segment:
- the LOC100275378 gene encoding uncharacterized protein isoform X1: protein MQELFINSSADGSLAMEATTCMNETHPGDDSDFNDDVCSDFSNYPQPVHDLGDDSDTLQSPNHHPSQSVDHSSSSSGLKRPQGEGVPAKRNVEPKSRTTKVVDELSATLVELQNDLKKPPPPVPMPFVNPDAILWQRLENMTITTDQKLMVGMYLAHKDQKGMRGFLSAASDITFESWVLKHLSDLDL, encoded by the coding sequence ATGCAAGAGTTGTTTATTAACAGCAGTGCTGATGGCTCTCTAGCCATGGAAGCTACAACTTGTATGAATGAAACTCATCCTGGAGATGACAGTGACTTCAATGATGATGTGTGCAGTGACTTCTCCAACTATCCTCAGCCTGTGCATGATCTAGGTGATGATTCTGACACTTTACAATCTCCCAATCATCATCCATCTCAAAGTGTTGATCATAGCTCGTCAAGTTCTGGACTGAAGCGCCCACAAGGAGAGGGAGTACCAGCGAAGAGGAACGTGGAACCAAAGAGTCGCACAACAAAGGTAGTAGATGAACTCAGTGCTACTTTGGTAGAACTTCAAAATGATCTTAAGAAGCCACCACCTCCAGTGCCTATGCCTTTTGTTAACCCTGATGCAATATTGTGGCAAAGGCTTGAGAATATGACAATTACTACTGATCAAAAGTTAATGGTAGGAATGTATCTAGCACACAAAGATCAAAAGGGTATGCGTGGTTTCTTATCTGCTGCATCAGACATAACATTTGAGTCATGGGTACTAAAGCATCTGAGTGATTTGGACCTATGA